Proteins encoded within one genomic window of Candidatus Binatia bacterium:
- a CDS encoding YggS family pyridoxal phosphate-dependent enzyme, giving the protein MRDARHAHRRAGGGSPVSRMSEGAAERYHRLRGEIDRELRGCGRDPGGVTLVGVGKGQPVEALTAVIAAGLKDLGENYLQEARRTFAAVPPVRKHFVGHVQTNKASGIAAAFDVVQSVDRPEAGVELAKAAQRLGKRLPVLLQVNVSPTERFGCAPANAPRLAETLRGLASLRLEGVMAIGPLDADRADIERAFELAAKTLASVGGSTLSIGMSGDWREALRAGSTMLRIGEALFGPRQVKGRQA; this is encoded by the coding sequence TTGCGCGACGCGCGGCACGCGCACCGACGTGCGGGTGGCGGCTCGCCCGTCTCCCGGATGAGCGAGGGCGCCGCCGAACGCTATCATCGGCTGCGAGGTGAGATCGACCGGGAGCTGCGCGGGTGCGGACGCGATCCCGGCGGCGTCACGCTGGTGGGCGTCGGTAAGGGCCAGCCGGTCGAGGCGCTGACCGCGGTGATCGCGGCCGGCCTGAAGGACCTTGGCGAGAACTACCTGCAGGAGGCGCGCCGGACTTTTGCGGCGGTGCCGCCGGTGCGCAAGCATTTCGTCGGCCACGTACAGACCAACAAGGCGAGCGGAATCGCTGCGGCGTTCGACGTGGTGCAGAGCGTGGACCGGCCAGAGGCCGGCGTCGAGCTCGCCAAGGCGGCGCAGCGGCTGGGAAAGCGTCTGCCAGTGCTGCTACAGGTCAACGTCTCGCCGACTGAGCGCTTCGGTTGCGCGCCGGCCAACGCGCCGCGGCTGGCCGAGACGCTCCGCGGCCTGGCGTCGCTGAGGCTCGAGGGCGTGATGGCGATCGGGCCGCTTGACGCGGATCGCGCGGATATCGAGCGCGCTTTCGAGCTCGCCGCCAAGACGTTGGCCTCCGTAGGTGGAAGTACGCTTTCAATTGGCATGTCGGGCGATTGGCGTGAAGCTTTGCGGGCGGGCTCAACGATGCTGCGCATCGGCGAGGCGCTTTTCGGCCCACGACAGGTCAAGGGGAGGCAGGCATGA
- a CDS encoding cell division protein SepF: MSVFSKIGSFFSIRDDEEEFYGDEVASGRVVPLSSAGRRGGTQVSVYSPRSYQDVVEIADSLRNRQVVIVNLQNADRTLLQRVVDFTSGVAYTIDGKIQKLAESIYLVVPAGIVVNAAGLRESMMADGTFDFMANRT; the protein is encoded by the coding sequence ATGAGCGTGTTCAGCAAGATCGGATCGTTCTTTTCGATCCGAGACGACGAGGAAGAGTTTTACGGCGACGAGGTCGCATCGGGACGAGTCGTCCCGCTTTCCAGCGCGGGACGCCGCGGCGGGACGCAAGTGAGCGTCTATTCGCCGCGCAGCTATCAGGACGTCGTCGAGATCGCCGACTCGTTGCGCAACCGGCAAGTCGTCATCGTGAACTTGCAGAACGCCGATCGAACGCTCTTGCAGCGGGTCGTGGACTTCACGTCCGGCGTGGCGTACACTATCGACGGCAAGATCCAGAAACTCGCGGAGTCGATCTATCTGGTCGTTCCCGCCGGGATCGTGGTCAACGCCGCGGGCCTGCGCGAGTCGATGATGGCCGACGGCACTTTCGATTTCATGGCAAATAGAACGTAG
- a CDS encoding DivIVA domain-containing protein, whose protein sequence is MEKITPVDIQHKSFKKALQGYDRTDVDQFLDEIIETLEDEAQQRAALEAEIADLKERISHFKAMEESLQNTLVLAQRTADEVKASAHKEADLIREQARLAGEREIAGYNDAIAEVRREHQRTVEAAEKARGELRSLIMTHLALLERAEGAAGNGEPQSPSTVESNAIEESPPKADTTRITVY, encoded by the coding sequence ATGGAAAAGATTACACCGGTCGACATTCAGCACAAGAGCTTCAAGAAGGCGCTCCAAGGCTATGACCGTACGGACGTCGACCAGTTTCTCGACGAGATCATCGAGACGCTCGAGGACGAGGCGCAGCAGCGCGCCGCGCTCGAGGCGGAGATCGCAGACTTAAAGGAGCGCATCAGCCACTTCAAGGCGATGGAAGAATCGCTGCAAAACACGCTCGTGCTCGCGCAGCGGACCGCTGACGAGGTCAAGGCGTCTGCGCACAAGGAGGCCGACCTCATTCGCGAACAAGCTCGGCTGGCGGGCGAACGCGAGATCGCCGGCTACAACGATGCCATCGCCGAGGTGCGCCGCGAGCATCAGCGGACGGTCGAGGCAGCGGAGAAGGCGCGCGGCGAGCTGCGCAGCCTCATCATGACGCATCTGGCGCTGCTCGAGCGGGCCGAAGGCGCGGCCGGCAACGGCGAGCCGCAGAGCCCCTCCACCGTCGAGAGCAACGCGATCGAAGAGTCGCCGCCCAAGGCCGACACGACCCGCATCACGGTTTATTAA
- the leuB gene encoding 3-isopropylmalate dehydrogenase, producing the protein MRVAVLPGDGIGPEVTHAAATVLNHVRPDVQCVEAAVGGAALGRGLPALPPEARELCDSSDAILFGSVGLPEYEGKPLPERPEYALFLLRRDYELYANLRPVKVFPGLEEASSLRAEIVRGLDLLVIRELTGGIYYGRPKEQRRVDGVDEAVDTMIYRAPEIERIAHVAFACARSRRKHLTSVDKQNILETSRLWRRVVNEVAREYPDVAVEHLLVDNAAMQLVHRPGAFDVILTENMFGDILSDEAAILTGSIGTLPSASLGTRRNEGRQFGLYEPIGGTAPDIAGKDVANPTAAILSAAMLLRHSLGDERAAERIERAVERTYADGLRTAELARDEPALSTGAFAAAVITRL; encoded by the coding sequence GTGCGGGTTGCCGTGCTCCCCGGGGACGGCATCGGCCCCGAGGTCACGCACGCCGCAGCGACCGTCCTGAACCACGTGCGGCCCGACGTGCAGTGCGTCGAGGCCGCGGTGGGCGGGGCCGCGCTCGGGCGCGGCCTGCCGGCGCTACCGCCCGAGGCGCGCGAGCTCTGCGACTCGAGCGACGCGATTTTGTTCGGCAGCGTCGGGCTTCCTGAATACGAGGGCAAGCCGCTGCCGGAGCGGCCGGAGTACGCTTTGTTCTTGCTGCGGCGCGACTACGAGCTGTACGCGAACCTGCGTCCCGTCAAAGTGTTCCCGGGTTTGGAAGAAGCCTCGTCGCTGCGCGCGGAAATTGTGCGCGGTCTCGACCTGCTCGTGATCCGCGAGCTCACCGGCGGAATCTACTACGGCCGGCCCAAGGAGCAGCGCCGCGTCGACGGCGTCGACGAGGCGGTCGATACGATGATCTACCGCGCCCCGGAGATCGAACGGATCGCGCACGTCGCGTTTGCGTGTGCGCGCTCGCGCCGCAAGCACCTTACGTCCGTCGACAAGCAGAACATTCTCGAGACGTCGCGGCTCTGGCGGCGCGTCGTCAACGAGGTGGCGCGCGAGTATCCCGACGTCGCGGTCGAGCACCTGCTCGTCGACAACGCCGCGATGCAGTTGGTGCATCGGCCCGGCGCGTTCGACGTGATCCTCACGGAGAACATGTTCGGCGACATCTTGTCCGACGAGGCGGCGATCCTCACGGGATCGATCGGCACGCTTCCGAGCGCGAGCTTGGGCACGCGCCGGAACGAAGGCCGTCAGTTCGGCCTGTACGAGCCGATCGGCGGAACGGCGCCGGACATCGCAGGAAAAGATGTGGCGAACCCAACGGCGGCGATCCTCTCCGCCGCGATGCTGCTGCGCCATTCGCTCGGCGACGAACGGGCGGCGGAGCGCATCGAGCGCGCGGTCGAGCGGACCTACGCCGACGGCCTGCGCACGGCGGAGCTGGCGCGCGATGAGCCGGCGCTCTCGACGGGCGCTTTCGCCGCGGCCGTTATCACGCGGCTCTAG
- a CDS encoding NAD(P)-dependent alcohol dehydrogenase — protein sequence MKSAVYTGYGGPDVLQVRDVELPIPGDDGVLIRVRAAAVNAFDWRVMRGSPFILRMMCGVRKPKIRPGRDVAGEVAAIGKNVTRFKRGDAVFGTCLGAFAEYACAKASRVALKPRNVTFEHAACIPFAASIALQGLKQGGIAPGLRVLINGASGGVGTFAVQIAKAYGAEVTAVCGTRNVDMVGSIGADRVKDYAREDFTLDSARYDLIFDGVANHALSAYRRVLKPGGTCVTVGAPGRITSLGMLALMIKPVLASLARGRRFVALSARFREDDLEAIRDLTESGKLRPVVDRRYALDDVARAVAYVEEGHASGKVVINVIEGDEA from the coding sequence GTGAAGTCCGCCGTCTACACGGGATATGGTGGGCCCGACGTTCTGCAGGTACGCGACGTCGAACTGCCGATCCCGGGCGACGACGGCGTCCTGATCCGCGTGCGCGCGGCCGCAGTCAATGCGTTCGACTGGCGCGTCATGCGCGGCAGCCCCTTTATTCTGCGGATGATGTGCGGTGTGCGCAAGCCGAAGATACGGCCGGGTCGCGACGTGGCCGGCGAGGTCGCGGCGATCGGCAAGAACGTCACGCGCTTTAAGCGCGGCGACGCCGTTTTCGGCACGTGTCTGGGAGCCTTCGCGGAGTACGCCTGCGCGAAGGCGTCGAGAGTCGCCCTCAAGCCGCGTAACGTCACGTTCGAACACGCCGCCTGTATTCCGTTCGCCGCCTCCATCGCGCTGCAGGGGCTGAAACAAGGCGGCATCGCGCCGGGTCTCCGCGTGCTAATCAACGGCGCCTCGGGAGGCGTCGGCACGTTCGCGGTGCAGATCGCGAAGGCGTACGGCGCGGAGGTCACCGCCGTATGCGGCACGCGCAACGTCGACATGGTCGGATCGATCGGCGCCGATCGCGTTAAAGATTATGCGCGCGAGGATTTCACGCTAGACTCGGCACGCTACGATTTGATCTTCGACGGCGTCGCAAACCACGCGCTATCGGCGTATCGCCGCGTGCTGAAGCCCGGCGGCACGTGCGTGACCGTGGGCGCGCCCGGCCGGATCACCTCGCTGGGCATGCTCGCGCTGATGATCAAGCCCGTGCTCGCATCGCTCGCGCGCGGTAGAAGGTTCGTCGCCCTCTCTGCGCGATTCCGCGAGGACGACCTCGAAGCGATCCGGGACCTCACGGAGAGCGGAAAACTGAGGCCCGTGGTCGACCGGCGCTATGCCCTAGACGACGTGGCTCGGGCGGTCGCGTACGTCGAGGAAGGCCACGCGAGCGGCAAAGTGGTGATCAACGTGATCGAGGGAGACGAAGCCTAG
- a CDS encoding flagellar basal body rod C-terminal domain-containing protein yields MDGIAWAASAMVAARTRLEIATENLANVSTDGFRRSAAHGFLTALGVKVERQTGGDRGALRHTGRDLDLAIVGDGAFRVRDASGGVRETRAGAFVRQSDGTLRDGRGGTLLGARAAFRGSRFDAHALGLPASSRVASGYLETSGVDAIAEMIDVLAAERSFESAQKAVTAIDASRQKSSDAARVK; encoded by the coding sequence ATGGACGGAATTGCTTGGGCCGCCAGCGCCATGGTCGCGGCGCGGACGCGCCTAGAGATCGCTACGGAAAATCTCGCCAACGTTTCGACCGACGGTTTTCGCCGCTCGGCGGCGCACGGTTTTCTCACCGCGCTAGGCGTGAAGGTCGAGCGGCAGACGGGCGGCGACCGCGGCGCGCTGCGGCATACCGGGCGCGACCTCGACCTCGCGATCGTCGGCGACGGAGCATTTCGCGTGCGTGACGCCTCCGGCGGCGTGCGCGAGACGCGGGCCGGTGCATTCGTCCGGCAGAGCGACGGTACGCTACGCGACGGTCGGGGCGGCACCCTACTCGGCGCGCGTGCCGCGTTCCGCGGCTCCCGCTTCGATGCGCACGCTCTGGGGCTCCCGGCGTCAAGCCGCGTTGCGAGCGGGTACCTCGAAACATCCGGAGTCGACGCGATCGCCGAGATGATCGACGTACTCGCGGCGGAGCGCTCCTTCGAGAGCGCGCAGAAGGCTGTGACGGCGATCGACGCGTCACGGCAGAAATCTTCCGACGCCGCGCGCGTCAAGTAG
- a CDS encoding flagellar hook basal-body protein: MDRALFAAASGMAAQQRNLDTIADNLANAEVVGFKGSAQTFAELIAPGQAGIGTVALGTRVLFNQGKLARSPGAFDLAIDGPGFFTLLDDHGRRRYSRDGEFSRGADGSLHNSQGLSLAGVRIPADAVSATVAADGTVEIAAPAGKRTVGRVRLAEFPAPEALRDAGGGAFEATTAAGSRRDVVPGSADGPKLRFGMLEQSNVTIIDAMMQILTAQRAYEANAKGVQAADEMLRIANNLQRG; encoded by the coding sequence ATGGATCGCGCGCTCTTCGCAGCCGCCAGCGGCATGGCGGCGCAACAACGCAACCTCGATACGATCGCGGATAACCTTGCCAACGCCGAAGTCGTCGGGTTCAAGGGCTCGGCGCAGACCTTCGCCGAGTTGATCGCACCGGGCCAGGCCGGCATCGGCACCGTGGCGCTCGGCACGCGCGTGCTGTTCAATCAGGGCAAGCTCGCACGCAGCCCGGGTGCCTTCGACTTGGCCATCGACGGCCCCGGATTCTTCACGCTGTTGGACGACCACGGGCGCCGGCGCTACTCGCGCGACGGCGAGTTCTCACGCGGAGCCGACGGTTCACTGCACAACTCGCAGGGCTTGTCGCTGGCAGGAGTTCGAATTCCCGCCGACGCGGTCAGCGCGACGGTCGCCGCGGACGGAACGGTCGAGATCGCAGCTCCCGCAGGTAAGCGCACCGTCGGGCGCGTTCGCCTCGCGGAGTTTCCGGCGCCGGAGGCGCTGCGCGACGCCGGCGGCGGCGCGTTCGAGGCGACGACCGCTGCCGGTAGCCGGCGCGACGTCGTACCGGGCTCCGCCGACGGGCCGAAGCTGCGCTTTGGCATGCTCGAACAATCCAACGTCACGATCATCGACGCGATGATGCAGATCCTAACCGCGCAGCGCGCCTACGAGGCGAATGCCAAGGGCGTGCAGGCGGCGGATGAAATGCTGCGCATCGCGAACAACTTGCAACGTGGGTAG
- a CDS encoding alpha/beta hydrolase yields MALAMPAQALPATGDFAGPVDIGDHRKIYLECSGQGSPTLVLISGKGNRADTWSTAAPDVPGPTVFPTVAKFTRVCAYDRPGTVGALASEPSRSDPVPLPVTTAAGAADLQALLTAAKVPGPYVLVGHSMGGLIAGLVASEHGDDVAGLVLEDALSEDLYGGLTANQRAVFEKLNGAPENYDNVKSFEEIRAAPPVRPMPVVVLTARLPQLSPEVIASGQLPPEVTPAFADALCVAQMQTQDHLAALFPGGRHIMVANSTHYIHVDRPQVVIDAIRDVVDAVGAGKTSLRM; encoded by the coding sequence TTGGCGTTGGCGATGCCGGCTCAGGCGCTGCCCGCGACCGGCGACTTTGCCGGCCCCGTTGACATTGGCGACCATCGTAAAATCTATCTCGAATGCAGCGGACAGGGATCGCCGACCCTCGTTCTCATCTCGGGCAAAGGCAATCGCGCCGACACCTGGAGCACGGCAGCGCCGGATGTACCCGGTCCAACCGTGTTCCCGACGGTAGCAAAGTTCACGAGGGTCTGCGCTTATGACCGGCCCGGAACCGTCGGCGCGCTGGCTTCCGAGCCCAGCCGAAGCGATCCGGTGCCGTTGCCCGTTACAACGGCCGCGGGTGCGGCGGATCTACAAGCCCTTTTGACCGCGGCCAAGGTGCCGGGCCCCTACGTCCTCGTCGGGCATTCGATGGGGGGTCTGATCGCCGGGCTCGTCGCCAGTGAGCACGGCGACGATGTCGCGGGCCTTGTCCTCGAGGATGCGCTCTCTGAAGACCTATACGGCGGCTTGACGGCCAATCAGCGAGCGGTGTTCGAGAAACTTAATGGCGCCCCCGAAAACTACGACAATGTGAAGAGCTTCGAGGAGATTCGGGCTGCCCCGCCGGTGCGGCCGATGCCTGTTGTCGTGCTCACTGCACGCCTGCCGCAGCTTTCGCCGGAGGTCATCGCTTCGGGACAGTTACCGCCCGAGGTGACGCCGGCGTTTGCCGATGCGCTCTGCGTGGCGCAGATGCAGACCCAAGACCATCTTGCTGCTCTCTTTCCTGGTGGCAGGCACATCATGGTCGCGAACAGCACGCACTACATCCACGTCGATCGGCCGCAGGTGGTAATCGACGCGATCCGCGATGTGGTCGACGCCGTGGGGGCGGGAAAGACAAGCCTGCGTATGTGA
- a CDS encoding sigma-70 family RNA polymerase sigma factor: MSDADEREERVRTLLPLTRRLARRLKRLVPNLDMDDLVGDGCVGMIRAVDSFDPMRGPRLEEYARRLIAGAMLNGIRRMDPVSERARRIVRDGENQRYAIAAERGDVPSAQEMDVRCPGYRRAVAAAYRGQPLSLDAPLPVGESLAGDWSDDPGRVVEHRSESERLAALVDGLPPRQRQVVLLHYYNGKSLRAIGRQLAISPQRASQLHTSAIAGLKRLSERQTYAAPH; encoded by the coding sequence GTGAGCGACGCCGACGAGCGCGAGGAGCGCGTGCGCACGTTGTTGCCGTTGACGCGCAGGCTCGCGCGGCGGCTCAAACGCCTCGTGCCGAATCTCGATATGGACGATCTGGTCGGCGACGGCTGCGTCGGCATGATCCGCGCCGTAGATTCCTTCGATCCGATGCGTGGGCCGCGCCTCGAGGAATACGCGCGACGCTTGATCGCGGGCGCGATGCTGAACGGCATCCGGCGCATGGATCCCGTCTCGGAGCGCGCGCGCCGCATCGTTCGCGACGGCGAGAATCAGCGATACGCGATCGCGGCCGAGCGCGGCGACGTGCCGAGCGCGCAGGAGATGGATGTTCGCTGCCCCGGGTACCGGCGCGCGGTCGCGGCGGCATATCGCGGGCAGCCGCTTTCGTTAGATGCGCCGCTTCCGGTCGGCGAGTCACTCGCGGGCGATTGGAGCGACGATCCGGGCCGCGTTGTCGAGCACCGCTCCGAAAGCGAACGGCTCGCCGCCCTCGTCGACGGTTTGCCGCCGCGGCAACGCCAGGTCGTGCTGCTACACTATTACAACGGCAAGTCGCTGCGCGCGATCGGCAGGCAGCTCGCCATCTCGCCGCAGCGCGCGTCGCAGCTTCACACGAGCGCGATCGCCGGGCTCAAGCGATTGTCCGAGCGTCAGACGTATGCTGCGCCGCATTGA